A DNA window from Amycolatopsis sp. DSM 110486 contains the following coding sequences:
- a CDS encoding alpha/beta fold hydrolase gives MDYEMFDLGTVRLQEGATLSDAKLAYKTYGELNGDKSNAIVYPTWYSGQHYDNEWLIGEGMALDPARYFIIIPNMLGNGLSSSPSNTPAPHDRASFPRVTMYDNVQFQHRLVTERFGIGTLELVTGWSMGAGQTYQWAVSFPDMVKRILPFCGSAKTSLHNFVFLEGVRAALTADAAYNGGRYDKQPDIGLRAMARVYAGWGFCQQFYRETIYEREPLGYASLEDFLVAFWEGLFLKRDANNLLTMLWTWQHADIGNTPGMRSVEDALGAIRAPAIVMPAQQDLYFPPEDNEWEVKHMHRAELRVIPGAWGHFAGGGLNPEDTRFIDNGLKELLATEV, from the coding sequence GTGGATTACGAAATGTTCGACCTTGGTACCGTCCGGTTACAAGAAGGCGCCACGCTCAGCGATGCCAAGCTCGCGTACAAGACTTACGGCGAGCTCAACGGTGACAAGAGCAATGCGATCGTTTACCCAACGTGGTACTCCGGGCAGCATTACGACAATGAATGGCTGATCGGCGAGGGGATGGCGCTCGATCCGGCGAGATACTTCATCATCATTCCGAATATGCTGGGCAACGGGTTGTCCTCGTCGCCGAGCAACACGCCCGCGCCGCATGACCGCGCGTCGTTTCCCCGGGTGACCATGTATGACAACGTCCAGTTCCAGCACCGGCTGGTGACCGAGCGCTTCGGCATCGGGACACTGGAGTTGGTCACCGGCTGGTCGATGGGCGCCGGGCAGACCTACCAGTGGGCGGTCAGCTTCCCCGACATGGTCAAGCGGATCCTGCCATTCTGCGGATCGGCGAAGACCAGCCTGCACAACTTCGTGTTCCTGGAAGGGGTCAGGGCGGCGCTTACCGCGGACGCGGCCTACAACGGCGGCCGGTACGACAAGCAACCCGACATCGGGCTCCGCGCCATGGCGCGGGTCTACGCCGGCTGGGGCTTCTGCCAGCAGTTCTACCGGGAGACGATCTACGAGCGCGAGCCACTGGGCTACGCGTCCCTGGAAGACTTCCTCGTGGCCTTCTGGGAGGGCCTGTTCCTCAAGCGCGACGCGAACAACCTCCTGACCATGCTGTGGACCTGGCAGCACGCCGACATCGGCAACACGCCGGGAATGCGCAGCGTCGAGGACGCGCTCGGCGCGATCCGGGCGCCCGCGATCGTGATGCCTGCGCAGCAGGACCTGTACTTCCCGCCCGAGGACAACGAGTGGGAAGTCAAGCACATGCACCGGGCGGAACTGCGCGTCATCCCGGGAGCGTGGGGACATTTCGCCGGTGGCGGCCTCAACCCGGAGGACACCCGGTTCATCGACAACGGCCTCAAGGAACTGCTCGCCACGGAAGTTTGA
- a CDS encoding dihydrofolate reductase family protein, which translates to MTTLSSRRLVLSTLVSLNGVISKPMAWAGPYFGPGSATASLAALRGCSAMLMGRRTYDDFSRQWPDTPGDYAAHLNAMPKYVFSSTLRDPHWTNTTVLDTEITETVAAMKREPGGDLIVYGHGRFGRTLTAAGLVDELAVTVVPVIVPDGASFSDPGDAPSAWEMLSAGPGADPGLVSLHYRPRRG; encoded by the coding sequence ATGACGACGCTCTCTTCGCGACGCCTGGTGCTCAGCACTCTGGTTTCGCTCAATGGCGTGATCAGCAAACCGATGGCATGGGCCGGGCCCTACTTCGGCCCGGGCAGCGCGACGGCGTCGCTGGCGGCGTTGCGCGGCTGCTCGGCGATGCTGATGGGCCGGCGGACCTACGACGACTTCTCCCGGCAGTGGCCGGACACCCCCGGCGACTACGCCGCCCACCTCAACGCCATGCCGAAGTACGTGTTCTCCTCGACCCTGCGAGATCCGCACTGGACCAATACCACCGTGCTCGACACCGAGATCACCGAAACCGTCGCCGCGATGAAGCGCGAACCGGGCGGGGACTTGATCGTCTACGGGCACGGCCGGTTCGGGCGGACGCTCACCGCGGCCGGGCTGGTCGACGAGCTGGCGGTGACCGTCGTGCCCGTGATCGTCCCCGACGGCGCCTCTTTTTCCGACCCCGGCGACGCGCCGAGCGCCTGGGAGATGCTCAGCGCGGGCCCGGGCGCCGATCCGGGACTGGTGTCCTTGCACTACCGGCCACGACGAGGATGA
- a CDS encoding RNA polymerase subunit sigma-70: protein MPQTWDDLQEYRPELVALCYRMTGSAHEAEDLVQETYLRAWRSRASFEERASVRTWLYRIATNVCLTALQGRGRRVLPAGLGAPGEDPDVPLATAEVLWVTPWLGDPAQVAEQRRMLRLALVASAQYLPPRQRAAFLLREVLAMPATEIAQVLDTSVPAVKSALQRARARLDELTPTPENFAEPDSPAARDVLNSYIAAFETADVEALTRLLRDDATLEVVPSGLSLSGKRSCVPFLAEHVLTAPGLYRMYPTVANDQPAAVAYYRERTDEPFRPFGLAVLTADTTHLASITTFLDPELVGAAGFPDDPDQVQFTHDGSCAVRESSHPAASAR, encoded by the coding sequence ATGCCGCAGACATGGGACGATCTCCAGGAGTACCGGCCGGAGCTGGTCGCCTTGTGCTACCGGATGACGGGTTCGGCGCACGAGGCCGAGGACCTGGTGCAGGAGACCTACCTGCGAGCGTGGCGCAGCCGCGCCTCCTTCGAAGAACGCGCGTCGGTGCGTACCTGGCTGTACCGGATCGCCACGAACGTGTGCCTGACGGCGCTGCAAGGGCGGGGCCGCCGAGTACTGCCGGCCGGACTCGGCGCCCCGGGTGAGGACCCGGACGTCCCGTTGGCCACGGCCGAGGTCCTCTGGGTCACGCCGTGGCTCGGTGACCCGGCCCAGGTGGCCGAACAACGCAGGATGCTGCGGCTCGCCCTGGTCGCCAGCGCGCAGTACCTGCCGCCGCGGCAACGCGCGGCGTTCCTGCTGCGCGAAGTGCTGGCCATGCCGGCCACCGAGATCGCCCAGGTGCTCGACACGAGCGTGCCCGCAGTCAAAAGCGCCCTCCAACGCGCACGCGCCCGGCTCGACGAACTGACGCCGACGCCGGAGAACTTCGCCGAGCCGGACTCGCCCGCGGCGCGCGACGTCCTGAACTCCTACATCGCCGCCTTCGAAACCGCCGACGTCGAGGCCCTGACCCGCCTGCTGCGCGACGACGCCACCCTCGAGGTGGTTCCGTCCGGGTTGTCCCTGTCCGGGAAACGCTCGTGCGTTCCGTTCCTGGCCGAGCACGTGCTCACCGCGCCCGGGCTGTACCGGATGTACCCGACCGTCGCGAACGACCAGCCGGCCGCCGTGGCCTACTACCGGGAGCGGACCGACGAGCCCTTCCGGCCCTTCGGGTTGGCCGTGCTGACCGCGGACACCACGCACCTGGCGTCGATCACGACCTTCCTCGACCCGGAACTGGTCGGCGCGGCGGGCTTTCCC
- a CDS encoding acetate uptake transporter, which yields MTSSAEYAQRTAPPGAAPQVPPPRAGEPATTAFAPTASGVPLALAGFGFSLTILSLANTGVVDQRTATLFVPVAMGTGALAMLVGGIWEFRGNNLFGATFCSAYACFLFTTALIVQFYAPMITDTAGAANFARMFGAYLIVWALFTAMLAVGARVVNAPAFTAFVLLVVVYVLLGLANLIGSGATAIALTKAGGWVGLLDSFVAFYLCSAIVLNDVSGRGLLPIWPARRTAHSA from the coding sequence ATGACCAGCAGCGCAGAATACGCACAACGAACCGCTCCTCCGGGAGCCGCCCCGCAAGTGCCGCCGCCGCGTGCGGGTGAGCCCGCCACGACCGCCTTCGCCCCCACAGCCAGCGGGGTGCCCCTGGCGCTGGCGGGGTTCGGATTCTCATTGACGATTCTGTCGTTGGCCAACACAGGTGTCGTGGACCAGCGGACGGCCACGCTGTTCGTTCCCGTCGCGATGGGCACTGGCGCGCTCGCCATGCTCGTCGGCGGGATCTGGGAGTTCCGCGGCAACAACCTGTTCGGTGCGACGTTCTGTTCGGCGTATGCCTGCTTCCTGTTCACCACGGCGCTGATCGTGCAGTTCTACGCACCGATGATCACCGACACGGCGGGAGCAGCGAACTTCGCCCGCATGTTCGGCGCTTACCTGATCGTGTGGGCGTTGTTCACCGCGATGCTCGCCGTGGGGGCACGGGTGGTCAACGCACCCGCGTTCACCGCGTTCGTGTTGCTGGTCGTGGTCTACGTGCTGCTGGGCCTCGCCAACCTCATCGGATCGGGAGCCACCGCGATCGCGCTGACCAAGGCCGGCGGCTGGGTCGGCCTCCTCGACTCCTTCGTCGCGTTCTACCTGTGCTCAGCCATCGTCCTCAACGACGTCAGCGGACGGGGCCTGCTGCCGATCTGGCCGGCCAGGCGGACGGCGCACTCGGCCTGA